The following coding sequences are from one Methanococcoides orientis window:
- a CDS encoding toprim domain-containing protein: MSDHEQYANMPVGRPHLKAPLFVYQRKLELIEELLEEMLEHSNNGDLIVVEGKRDVISLRKLGFQGDIELATHRPLTEVSARIVDTGKKVMVLTDWDRRGDLLASKISEDLRYFGIDVDMNMRERLSSMVKKEIKDVESLYSYVAKLRKIAGSSHQAV, from the coding sequence ATGTCAGATCATGAACAGTATGCAAATATGCCAGTGGGCAGGCCTCATCTGAAAGCTCCTCTTTTTGTTTATCAACGAAAACTTGAACTGATCGAGGAACTTCTTGAAGAAATGCTGGAGCATTCAAATAATGGTGATCTTATTGTTGTTGAGGGAAAAAGGGATGTTATTTCTTTGAGAAAACTGGGTTTTCAGGGGGATATTGAACTTGCAACTCACCGGCCTCTGACGGAAGTTTCTGCCAGGATCGTTGATACTGGTAAAAAGGTTATGGTTCTGACTGACTGGGACCGTCGTGGTGACCTCCTGGCATCAAAGATATCGGAAGACCTCCGGTATTTTGGTATTGATGTAGATATGAACATGCGTGAACGCTTGAGTTCAATGGTAAAAAAAGAAATTAAAGATGTGGAAAGCCTTTATTCCTATGTTGCGAAATTGAGGAAGATCGCAGGCAGTTCACATCAGGCTGTGTAA
- a CDS encoding acylphosphatase — translation MSENNEDTCAEMYVSGRVQGVYFRGFTQKVATGLGLVGYAQNLPDGRVRVIAQGKRSLILELLENLRIGPELSNVEGIEVMWVDTSDELAEFFIKR, via the coding sequence ATGTCAGAAAATAATGAGGATACCTGTGCGGAGATGTATGTCTCCGGCAGGGTTCAGGGTGTGTACTTCAGGGGCTTTACTCAGAAAGTAGCTACCGGATTAGGTCTGGTGGGCTATGCCCAGAATTTGCCCGATGGTCGTGTAAGGGTTATTGCTCAGGGCAAAAGATCTCTTATATTAGAGCTATTGGAAAATCTGCGCATCGGCCCTGAACTTTCCAATGTTGAAGGCATCGAAGTTATGTGGGTCGATACTTCTGATGAACTCGCCGAATTCTTTATTAAAAGATAA